In the Cydia fagiglandana chromosome 5, ilCydFagi1.1, whole genome shotgun sequence genome, one interval contains:
- the LOC134664302 gene encoding procathepsin L-like, with protein sequence MFVPIVLATVSLASSTVLAAYDKPYYDVEDAENLFKNYVQEHKKVYNRREYYERLEIFKETLKDINERNDRFPDTVFGVNHFADLKPHERAQYHGFKLPSGNRTKAVLPDLPEVTATELDWRKKDAVTHVKNQGRCGSCYIFSAVGEIEGQYAIKHKQCLAFSEGQALDCLERASCGGGTMHEVFQALAIKMEKLEKEGDYPYKDMKKKCREDKSKGVALVLDGKEVVVPDEEVLKKLLSNYGPLTVGISASDFAFYEKGILEPNQCKGQSVDHGVVLVGYGEENGKQYWLIKNSWGKDWGEEGYVRLRRGVNACQMGTGYTATCHVE encoded by the exons ATGTTTGTGCCGATTGTCCTGGCGACGGTCAGCCTCGCCAGCAGCACGGTCTTGGCTGCTTATGACAAGCCATACTACGATGTGGAAGACGCTGAGAACCTTTTCAAAAATTATGTCCAAGAGCATAAGAAAGTATACAACCGAAGGGAGTACTATGAAAGGCTTGAGATTTTCAAGGAAACCTTGAAAGACATAAATGAGCGAAATGACAGGTTTCCTGACACAGTATTTGGAGTAAATCACTTTGCTGATCTGAAGCCACATGAGCGGGCGCAATACCACGGTTTCAAACTCCCAAGTGGAAATAGGACGAAAGCGGTACTCCCTGATTTGCCCGAGGTTACAGCTACTGAATTGGACTGGAGGAAAAAAGATGCGGTAACTCATGTGAAGAACCAAGGACGATGTGGCAGTTGCTATATCTTCAGTGCTGTTG GTGAAATTGAAGGACAGTACGCCATCAAACACAAACAATGCCTAGCCTTCTCCGAAGGACAGGCCCTTGACTGTCTTGAGAGAGCAAGTTGCGGAGGAGGAACAATGCATGAAGTTTTCCA GGCATTAGCTATAAAGATGGAAAAGTTGGAGAAGGAAGGAGACTATCCCTATAAGGACATGAAGAAAAAGTGTCGTGAAGATAAGAGTAAGGGAGTTGCCTTGGTATTAGATGGTAAAGAAGTAGTAGTCCCCGACGAAGAGGTGCTGAAGAAACTGTTGTCAAACTATGGACCTCTAACAGTTG gcATAAGCGCCTCGGACTTCGCTTTCTATGAAAAGGGAATACTAGAACCGAACCAGTGCAAAGGGCAAAGTGTTGACCATGGCGTGGTCTTGGTGGGATATGGAGAAG AAAATGGAAAACAGTACTGGCTGATTAAGAACTCGTGGGGAAAGGATTGGGGTGAGGAAGGCTATGTGCGACTGCGGCGAGGAGTAAACGCGTGTCAGATGGGCACGGGCTACACGGCTACCTGCCATGTTGAATAA
- the LOC134664674 gene encoding pro-cathepsin H-like, producing the protein MFVPIVLATVCLASSTVLAAYDKPYYDVEDAENLFKNYVQEYKKVYNQREYYERLEIFKETLKDINERNAMFPDTVFAVNHFADLKPKELEYYFGLMPSNETAQKVKLEFGSRPPLPKNVDWRDRNAVSHVKDQGQCGSGYIFSAIGNIEALYAIKHHQCLALSESQVLDCLESGGCDGGWPDVVMRDLYVINIEKEEDYPYLPRKSLCKDDDKKGIVQVSGRTAHFLIEEEYYLMDAVAMLGPLSIGVKVGDYKSYKGGILKPNCKDDEGYTFLLLVGYGEGL; encoded by the exons ATGTTTGTGCCGATTGTCCTGGCGACGGTCTGCCTTGCCAGCAGCACGGTCTTGGCTGCTTATGACAAGCCATACTACGACGTGGAAGACGCTGAGAACCTTTTCAAGAACTATGTCCAAGAGTATAAGAAAGTATACAATCAAAGGGAGTACTATGAAAGGCTTGAAATTTTCAAGGAAACTTTGAAAGATATAAATGAGCGAAATGCCATGTTTCCTGATACTGTGTTTGCAGTAAATCATTTTGCTGATCTCAAGCCTAAAGAGCTTGAGTACTACTTTGGTTTAATGCCCTCAAATGAAACGGCACAGAAAGTAAAACTCGAGTTTGGGTCACGTCCTCCTCTTCCTAAAAATGTCGACTGGAGGGATCGTAATGCGGTTTCACACGTTAAGGACCAAGGGCAATGTGGCAGCGGCTATATCTTCAGTGCTATTG GAAACATTGAAGCGCTGTACGCTATCAAACATCACCAATGCTTAGCCCTTTCCGAAAGTCAGGTTCTTGATTGTCTTGAAAGTGGAGGTTGCGATGGAGGGTGGCCGGATGTTGTAATGAG agatttatatgtaataaatatagaGAAAGAAGAAGACTATCCGTATCTTCCAAGGAAGAGCCTGTGTAAAGATGACGATAAGAAAGGAATTGTACAGGTGTCGGGTCGTACCGCACATTTTTTAATTGAAGAAGAATACTATTTGATGGATGCTGTGGCAATGCTCGGACCTTTGTCAATTG GTGTTAAAGTCGGCGACTATAAGTCCTATAAAGGAGGTATATTAAAACCTAATTGCAAAGACGACGAAGGATACACGTTTTTGCTATTGGTGGGGTACGGAGAAggtttgtga